The Budorcas taxicolor isolate Tak-1 chromosome 2, Takin1.1, whole genome shotgun sequence genome window below encodes:
- the UBALD1 gene encoding UBA-like domain-containing protein 1, translating to MSVNMDELKHQVMINQFVLTAGCAADQAKQLLQAAHWQFETALSAFFQETNIPYSHHHHQMMCTPANTPATPPNFPDALTMFSRLKASESFHSGGSGSPMAATATSPPPHFPLTATGSFAAPGWPAAASPPGGAQHHQPPQPPLWTPAPPSPASDWPPLAPQQAASEPRAHPAMEAER from the exons atGTCCGTGAACATGGACGAGCTCAAGCACCAGGTCATGATCAACCAGTTCGTGCTGACGGCCGGCTGCGCGGCCGACCAGGCGAAGCAGTTGCTGCAGGCGGCCCACTGGCAGTTCGAG ACGGCCCTCAGCGCCTTTTTCCAAGAGACCAACATCCCCTAcagccaccatcaccaccagatG ATGTGCACTCCTGCCAACACCCCCGCCACGCCCCCCAACTTCCCCGACGCCCTCACCATGTTCTCTCGCCTCAAGGCCTCCGAGAGCTTCCACAGCGGAGGCAGCGGCAGCCCAATGGCCGCCACGGCCACGTCGCCGCCGCCGCACTTCCCGCTCACCGCCACCGGCAGCTTCGCGGCACCCGGCTGGCCGGCCGCGGCCTCACCCCCAGGGGGCGCACAGCACCACCAGCCGCCGCAGCCGCCCCTGTGGACTCCGGCCCCCCCTTCCCCAGCGTCAGACTGGCCGCCCCTGGCCCCCCAACAGGCCGCCTCGGAACCCAGGGCCCACCCCGCCATGGAGGCCGAGAGATAA